From the genome of Rudaeicoccus suwonensis:
GTCACCGAATGAGAGTCGCCAGAAGTGTTTTCGCTGGTCGCCGTATCGAACCAGGTCAGCAGGGTTCCGTGCCCGGTCACGAAACAGTTCGCTGCGCGAAGCCACGCGTCACGGTCCAGCGGACGCGGCACCCGGAAGGCGAAGGCCAGCCACGGCGACCAGTCGACTCCCTTGGCACGCCGGTCGGCGGCGGTGCGGATGTGCGACTCCTGCAGCAGTGAAGGGCGAGCGGTCGACACCGGCGCATGGTGCGCAGCGGCGAGTGCGTCGGCGGTCGGCACGACCTCCAGGATCTCGCCCGGTCGCGGGGACCACTCCTCGATCGACGTCATCTGCATTGCCTCGGATGCTCCTTCTGCAATGGGGATTTCGCGGGCACGGTCGAGCATCGTGGCCGCTTCGGGGATCGCCTGCTCACCCTACTGGCGGGTCACCTCGTCGTGGCCGATGGCGCCGCGGTCATGGTTGCGCGCTCCTCGAACTACTCTCCAGGTGGGCGTGCACGAGAGGTATGACGGCGGCGCCTTCACCGCTGGCCGAGGCCACCCGCTTCATCGACCCGGCCCGGATGTCGCCCGCCGCGAAGACGCCCGGCACAGTGGTCTCGAAGGCAGCAGGTGGCGCGCCGTCGACCCAGGCTTCCGTCGGCACGTCCCGCCCGGTGAACACGAAACCAGCGCTGTCCCGGGCCACGTCCTGCGGCAGCCAGTCGCAACACGGCTTCGCACCCAGCAGCAGGAACAGACCGCCGCAGCCGACATTGGTGCGCGCACCGGTGTTCTTGTCGAGCACGGTGATCCACTCGAGACGACCACCGCCGCCACCGTCGACGACTTCGGCGCACGCCTGGACCGCTATTCGCGGATTGGCGTCGATCTCCTTGATCAGATAATCCGACATCGTCTCGGTGAGATTCGGCCGGCGGATCACGATGGTGACCGACCGCGCGAAGCGCGCCAGGTGCACGGCCGCCTGACCGGCGGAGTTGCCGCCACCCACGACATGCACGTCCTTACCGACGCAGTCGCGCGAGGCGCTCGTCGCCGCGCCGTAGTTGACGCCCAGCCCGACGAAGCTTTCCAGCACCTCCACCCCCAGGCGCCGGTAGGCGACACCGGTTGCGATGAGCAGCGAGGTCGCACGCACCTCGCCGTCGCCGACATCCAACCGGTGGGTCTGCCCCTCGTCCTCGGCCAGGTCGACGCCCAGCACCGGGCGCGCCGGATACAGCTTCGCGCCGAACCGGTTGGCCTGTCCCCGGGCGCGCTGCGCCAACCGCATCCCGGAGATGCCCCTCGGGAAACCCAGATAGTTGCGGATCATCGAACTCGTGCCCGCCTGACCGCCGATGGCTTCGGCGTCGAGCACGATCGTCGACAGCCCTTCGGACGCGCCATACACGGCGGCTGCCAGACCGGCGGGCCCGGCGCCGACGATCGCCAGGTCGTAGATCCGGCCGTCCTCGACGGGTTCGCGTGCCCAGATCATCCGGCCGAGATCACCGATCGTGGGCTGCACCAGCACGTCGGGCGTGACCGGCGAGGTCAGCAACGGGTAGTCGGTCCACGTGTCCGGGTCGGCGTCGATGCGCTCGAGCACCGATCGTCCGATGGGTGTGTCCGGAGCAATGATCTTGCTGGGCATCCCGTGGCGTTCCAGGAAGTCACGCAGTTGCGCTGCCTGCGCATTGATCACCGGCGCGACGATCCGGATCGACTCCACGACCGGGCCACCGGCGGTCCAACCCCAGTCCGAGAGCAACTCGGTGACCGCGGTGTGGAACTCCTCGTCGCGAGCGCCTCGCGGCACGCCCAGCGGAGCGTCGATGCGTCCGGCCGCCTGCGCATCGTGCACCTGCTCGACAGTCGCACGGAACTCGCCCCACGCGATCATCACGCACCGCTTGCTGGTCGGGCTCACCGCGTGCACGCAGTCCAGCGCGACCAGGCCGGACGCATCCGGCAGGTAGAACTCGGCGCAGACCAGCGCGATCGGGATGTGCTGGGCGATCAGCGACTGGGTCTGCGCCATGGCCGCACCGAGGCCGGAGACACAGACCACCTGGTAGTCCGCGGCATACCGACCGAACTCGTGCTCGAGTGTCTCGCGACAGGTCTCGCCGATGAGCAGGATCGCCGGCGTACGTGGCTTCATGAGGCAAACCCTAGTGACGTGAGCCGCATCCGGAGCGACCTGCCATCGGCCGTCTCACAACTGCGCGAGCACCTCGTCGGCGGCGGCATACGGGTCGGTCTCACCCGAGACGAGGCGCTCCGCCAGAGCGGTGACATCGGCCCCGCCGGACAGGTCACCCATGCGAATCCGTAGCTCTCGCAACGCAATCGACTCGATCTCGTCCTGGGCCCGGCGCACCCGCCGACGTTGCAACTCGCCGTTGCCGGCCATCCACTCCCAGTGTTTGTCCAGCGCCGCGAGCACATCGTCCAGGCCCTCGCCGCGCTCGGCCACCAGGCGTTCGACCGGCGGCCGCCAGAGCCCCGGCTCGGTGCGATCGCCCAGGCTGATCATGCCGCGGATGTCGCGCACGGTGACCTCGACGCCGTCGCGGTCGGCCTTGTTGACCACGAAGACGTCGCCGATCTCGAGGATGCCGGCCTTGGCGGCCTGGATCCCGTCGCCCATGCCCGGCGCGAGCAGCACCATCGTGGTGTCGGCCAACCCGGCG
Proteins encoded in this window:
- a CDS encoding FAD-dependent oxidoreductase codes for the protein MKPRTPAILLIGETCRETLEHEFGRYAADYQVVCVSGLGAAMAQTQSLIAQHIPIALVCAEFYLPDASGLVALDCVHAVSPTSKRCVMIAWGEFRATVEQVHDAQAAGRIDAPLGVPRGARDEEFHTAVTELLSDWGWTAGGPVVESIRIVAPVINAQAAQLRDFLERHGMPSKIIAPDTPIGRSVLERIDADPDTWTDYPLLTSPVTPDVLVQPTIGDLGRMIWAREPVEDGRIYDLAIVGAGPAGLAAAVYGASEGLSTIVLDAEAIGGQAGTSSMIRNYLGFPRGISGMRLAQRARGQANRFGAKLYPARPVLGVDLAEDEGQTHRLDVGDGEVRATSLLIATGVAYRRLGVEVLESFVGLGVNYGAATSASRDCVGKDVHVVGGGNSAGQAAVHLARFARSVTIVIRRPNLTETMSDYLIKEIDANPRIAVQACAEVVDGGGGGRLEWITVLDKNTGARTNVGCGGLFLLLGAKPCCDWLPQDVARDSAGFVFTGRDVPTEAWVDGAPPAAFETTVPGVFAAGDIRAGSMKRVASASGEGAAVIPLVHAHLESSSRSAQP